Proteins co-encoded in one Pocillopora verrucosa isolate sample1 chromosome 1, ASM3666991v2, whole genome shotgun sequence genomic window:
- the LOC131772597 gene encoding uncharacterized protein — MNEKLLVLVLSLTLVPNAFHSGLSHKHKTKHHAFRKERNSTDFVKRTSAHLRDSKRIVEMEKKDTSRKRRLFPPAKKDEIAKNEILVRELALSSFAGDVKNSMKRDKKHKITKKIYPKTKTRLALRATSTAKSTQKRTSIILPSATGDRSQPEHALPISRTLFTALGLLLNEKNHFVKDSNALSLAKVLLDNDKAVSQEHKTVGSDPQNSKAEYPQDFGSKLLRLLNVSSFRNSPSGERKSTIHTELINPTELGISILRLLFGRKAHLVTKPTYKPLLRYNPTDSSSRIKLLPQTRQLDKGNAMITNRKHHKKSFSFALAKAVSDLIKSMAKEELKNYLRKMNDDPKFTKGASLSRVPDSFWPSKKVVDVQGNRKSWVLLKIPKSGESMVPNKDFSDEPLQEKETDVDNETESEKKPTGIVDTLGKLNDAQPLSQENLKKDVGEPSKDTANENTKVRPTTKAGYSVRILPSLKGTAEKQTDSYHTNRKPQSATQTTAAFAEAVQKLLQAVQSSIKSLQGKHVINYPSDLSPTEENQHINIPSTRTGSVRAIQKDPVSVHYVEPTIKTQFMQDIPVHGKANSVELSALIREAGQEDRKPQKDRANALFDPLKDLEISPSEPITKSNSPTKALAPSDNVLFESATEIGTPRDKQESSTVQHIKEDLETFAEKGLQAHNHYRQEHHSSNLRWSDVLATQAEKMAYDMAMRGIVERSELAMSMGYGENVAKITGVPFNDAGEVATNLWYSESRNYSYSYPRVIPQTDAFTQLVWRGTKEIGMGCAKDVATNDLYVVALYKPPGNDRRRLRDNVLNKGTMTEDVYATIFKRAKMLPNTTLN; from the exons atgaatgaaaagttGTTGGTCCTGGTCCTTTCATTAACCTTGGTTCCTAACGCCTTTCACTCAG GCCTGAGTCACAAACACAAGACCAAACACCATGCGTTCAGGAAGGAAAGGAACTCAACTGATTTCGTCAAGCGAACGTCAGCTCACCTTCGAGACTCGAAAAGAATTGTTGAAATGGAGAAGAAAGATACATCTCGAAAGAGAAGATTATTTCCTCCtgcaaaaaaagatgaaatagcAAAGAATGAGATTTTAGTGAGGGAACTGGCTTTGTCATCTTTCGCTGGAGACGTTAAAAACTCTATGAAGAGAgacaagaaacacaaaattacgaagaaaatttatccaaaaacaaaaacaagactTGCTTTACGAGCTACATCAACAGCGAAAAGCACTCAGAAAAGAACTTCCATAATTTTGCCTTCAGCTACAGGAGATAGATCTCAGCCTGAACACGCACTTCCTATTTCTCGCACTCTCTTCACTGCATTGGGGCTGTTGTTGAACGAAAAGAATCATTTTGTTAAAGACTCCAATGCCCTGTCCCTGGCTAAAGTGCTTCTTGACAATGACAAAGCAGTAAGTCAAGAGCACAAAACTGTTGGTTCTGATCCTCAAAACTCTAAAGCTGAGTATCCTCAAGATTTTGGGAGCAAACTATTACGTCTTTTGAACGTTTCATCGTTTCGGAACAGTCCATCTGGTGAGCGGAAGTCTACTATACATACCGAGCTTATCAATCCTACAGAGTTGGGAATCTCAATATTGAGACTGTTGTTTGGGCGCAAGGCACACCTTGTAACCAAACCCACATACAAACCTTTGCTCCGGTATAATCCAACCGATTCAAGTTCACGAATAAAACTTTTACCTCAAACAAGACAGTTAGATAAAGGGAATGCAATGATAACGAATAGGAAACATCACaaaaagtcattttcttttgccCTAGCAAAAGCTGTTAGCGATCTTATCAAGTCTATGGCTAAGGAAGAACTAAAAAATTACTTGCGAAAAATGAATGACGATCCCAAATTTACAAAGGGTGCATCGTTGTCAAGGGTACCTGACAGTTTTTGGCCCTCGAAGAAAGTGGTGGACGTTCAAGGGAATCGGAAATCGTGGgttcttttaaaaattccaaaatcagGAGAATCAATGGTGCCTAATAAAGATTTCTCCGATGAACCTcttcaagaaaaggaaaccGATGTGGACAATGAGACCGAATCTGAAAAAAAGCCGACAGGTATTGTGGATACTTTAGGGAAACTTAACGATGCTCAGCCTTTATCTCAGGAAAACCTCAAAAAAGATGTAGGTGAACCCTCAAAAGACACAGCGAATGAAAACACAAAAGTGCGACCGACCACCAAGGCTGGTTACAGCGTGAGGATTCTACCCTCATTAAAAGGGACAGCTGAGAAACAAACTGATAGTTACCACACAAATAGGAAGCCTCAGTCTGCCACACAAACTACAGCTGCATTCGCCGAAGCTGTCCAAAAGTTATTGCAAGCAGTACAATCCAGTATCAAAAGTCTCCAGGGCAAACACGTGATAAATTATCCTTCGGATCTAAGCCCAACAGAAGAGAATCAACATATAAACATTCCGTCCACAAGAACTGGAAGTGTAAGAGCCATACAAAAAGACCCAGTTTCTGTACATTACGTTGAACCCACGATAAAGACTCAATTTATGCAAGATATTCCTGTCCATGGGAAAGCGAACTCCGTAGAACTGTCCGCTCTAATCAGAGAAGCTGGGCAAGAAGATCGGAAGCCTCAAAAGGATCGAGCAAATGCGCTCTTTGACCCATTGAAAGACCTAGAAATATCACCATCTGAACCAATTACAAAATCAAATTCCCCGACGAAAGCGCTGGCTCCATCTGACAATGTCCTTTTTGAGTCTGCCACAGAGATCGGAACTCCTAGAGACAAGCAAGAATCCTCCACAGTACAGCACATCAAGGAAG ATCTTGAAACTTTTGCTGAGAAGGGCCTTCAAGCTCATAATCATTATCGTCAAGAACACCACTCTTCTAATCTTCGTTGGTCAGACGTACTTGCTACGCAAGCAGAAAAAATGGCATATGATATGGCCATGAGGGGAATCGTCGAACGCTCAGAATTAGCAATGTCGATGGGTTATGGAGAAAATGTGGCAAAAATCACAGGCGTCCCATTCAACGACGCTGGAGAAGTGGCAACTAATCTTTGGTATAGCGAATCACGTAATTATAGTTATTCGTATCCACGAGTAATTCCACAGACTGACGCATTCACTCAACTGGTCTGGAGAGGAACGAAAGAGATAGGCATGGGATGCGCCAAGGATGTCGCTACTAATGATTTGTATGTGGTGGCTTTGTATAAACCTCCAGGGAATGATCGGCGACGTTTACGAGATAATGTACTCAATAAAGGAACTATGACAGAGGACGTTTACGCCACAATATTTAAGAGGGCAAAAATGCTACCAAATACAACCCTTAATTGA
- the LOC131772598 gene encoding uncharacterized protein isoform X1, giving the protein MTKASIPTLLILAFLLLIVKGSREKITRKKHERKIPALPFEKITRSALIGLKPEDVFKVTNAGSDTEGTRKNNVNSLQQLPAIKEEQSLTNSALLYSGQLSSLDQRLVNQFDKELTGNHEDYLHGTMSKTEDGYVMDPSHNKSPNDFSKSSRNFVEKVTRDEMGRTEDMSTVRNGGLDNDFYRQISQIDNDQPQASDAGKVSDMYKDNPLPEYSYKESEFDKMPDYNSKFGNNPFEMPKNYYQELDTQDKELFEGLNTNQEHHQNSPSDNSDLFSAIGKKVILDLLNHRNDSDHQSEDHLKQDFLKKVIGEKIEQNDAAIGSLLATKQATTLSPFHSQVKTLMTANPNVISYHLPTLPSQGNVLTSGKISSKSIMINEQQPPSTTNEDNLHIQGQVSRGGPPTPSRMMKDQSADIPNSKTLFRNALQSKETDSPNDSYVTLKISGAGKPVSFKAGTSNDGSLVLKIPGNVTLTESDPKKTIKSGTFPKMKEYNNYNPQIATDADEMNRYLWESQTDPGREFSKKGNMIKGFDDDLTTNMLSWQILGKTNSKLNNGNDWEHNEGLFHEADLPSVSPTRGRNVGENQRSPTAVHGFKQISPTKYNELDRISFAGVGQSPPPDIFPLSSRLREGEEKHKFLSLKSFLRPSRFFEDHPENRARLSFRPDHDLTRSSTNRKLENGVKDSWSPCSVTCGQGIQARAQFCQGRQCKGYRTESRACFMHPCPEQLGRAGLRLHNKFRTWHGSPPLKWSKRLASKAQEIAKHLADNSIHLTDLKKEHIGINVARLWHSYDIAAEKATADWYSEVKSYNFDDPMIDKSTRHFTQLIWRDSKWLGIGEAKSLDGKHTVVVALYDPPGNLRHKEKSNIHIPESQS; this is encoded by the exons ATGACCAAGGCTTCCATTCCCACGCTGTTAATACTAGCGTTCCTGTTACTTATAGTAAAAG GTTCTCGGGAGAAGATAACCCGGAAAAAgcatgaaagaaaaatacctGCGCTGCCATTCGAGAAAATTACACGATCAGCTCTTATCGGATTAAAACCAGAGGATGTTTTTAAAGTGACTAATGCAG GGTCAGATACCGAGggcacaagaaaaaataatgtaaattctCTACAACAACTTCCAGCGATTAAAG AGGAACAAAGTTTGACAAACAGTGCCCTATTGTATTCTGGACAGCTGTCATCACTTGACCAACGATTGGTGAACCAATTTGACAAAG AACTTACAGGAAATCATGAGGATTATTTGCATGGCACAATGTCAAAGACTGAAGACGGTTATGTGATGGATCCTTCTCATAACAAGTCACCAAACG atTTTAGTAAGAGTAGTAGGAACTTCGTTGAGAAGGTAACAAGAGATGAAATGGGGAGAACTGAAGATATGA GTACTGTTCGTAATGGAGGGCTGGATAATGATTTCTATCGCCAAATAAGCCAGATAGACAACGATCAGCCACAAGCTTCTGATGCTGGTAAAGTCAGTGACATGTACAAAGATAACCCTTTACCTGAGTACAGCTACAAGGAGTCAGAATTCGACAAAATGCCTGATTACAATTCTAAGTTTGGAAACAATCCGTTCGAAATGCCAAAGAATTATTATCAAGAACTTGATACCCAAGATAAAGAACTCTTTGAGGGCCTTAATACAAATCAAGAACACCACCAAAACTCCCCATCTGATAACTCGGATCTTTTTTCTGCGATTGGTAAAAAGGTCATTCTTGACTTGCTGAACCATCGAAACGACTCAGATCACCAGAGCGAAGACCATCTTAAGCAAGACTTTCTCAAGAAAGTGATAggagaaaaaattgaacaaaatgatgCGGCAATTGGCTCTTTGCTTGCAACTAAACAAGCAACAACTCTGTCACCTTTTCACAGTCAAGTGAAAACACTGATGACGGCTAACCCTAACGTGATCAGTTATCATTTGCCTACATTACCATCGCAAGGAAACGTTTTAACGTCAGGGAAGATATCTTCGAAAAGTATAATGATCAATGAGCAACAACCACCAAGCACGACAAATGAAGACAACCTACATATTCAAGGACAAGTTTCTCGAGGTGGTCCTCCTACGCCATCTCGAATGATGAAAGATCAGTCCGCAGATATCCCAAATAGCAAAACGCTATTTAGAAACGCTTTGCAATCTAAAGAAACAGACTCACCAAATGATAGTTATGTGACACTTAAAATATCTGGTGCTGGAAAACCTGTTAGTTTTAAAGCTGGAACTAGTAATGACGGATCGCTAGTTCTTAAAATACCTGGCAATGTCACATTAACGGAATCGGATccaaaaaaaaccattaaaagTGGAACGTTCCCCAAAATGAAAGAATATAACAACTATAACCCACAAATAGCAACAGATGCTGACGAAATGAACCGTTATCTCTGGGAAAGCCAAACAGATCCAGGAAGAGAATTCTCTAAGAAAGGAAATATGATTAAAGGTTTTGATGACGATTTGACAACAAATATGCTTAGCTGGCAGATTCTGGGGAAAACGAATTCCAAATTAAATAACGGCAATGATTGGGAACATAATGAGGGTCTTTTTCACGAGGCAGATCTACCCTCTGTGAGCCCAACCAGAGGTCGCAACGTTGGCGAGAATCAAAGAAGTCCGACTGCAGTGCACGGTTTTAAACAAATATCTCCAACCAAATACAATGAACTAGACAGAATATCATTTGCCGGGGTAGGACAATCTCCCCCACCAGATATATTTCCTCTAAGCTCAAGACTGCGGGAAGGAGAAGAAAAGCACAAGTTTTTGTCCTTGAAAAGCTTTTTGAGGCCATCTAGGTTTTTCGAGGACCATCCTGAAAACAGGGCAAGACTCAGCTTTAGACCGGACCACGACTTAACGAGATCGTCCACCAATAGGAAGTTGGAAAATG GTGTGAAGGATTCTTGGTCGCCATGTTCAGTGACCTGTGGTCAAGGTATTCAAGCTAGAGCTCAGTTCTGCCAGGGAAGACAGTGTAAGGGATACAGAACAGAAAGCAGGGCTTGTTTCATGCACCCATGTCCCG AGCAACTAGGGAGAGCTGGTCTTCGTTTACATAACAAGTTTAGAACATGGCACGGAAGTCCTCCTCTGAAGTGGTCCAAGCGTTTGGCCTCAAAGGCTCAGGAAATCGCTAAACATTTAGCAGATAATTCAATCCATTTAACGGACTTGAAAAAGGAGCATATCGGTATTAACGTGGCCCGCCTGTGGCACAGTTACGACATCGCTGCCGAGAAAGCTACCGCTGACTGGTATAGCGAAGTCAAGAGCTACAACTTCGACGATCCAATGATCGACAAGTCTACCAGGCACTTTACTCAACTTATATGGAGAGATTCGAAGTGGCTCGGAATTGGGGAAGCAAAAAGCTTGGATGGAAAGCACACTGTTGTGGTTGCACTTTATGATCCACCTGGAAACTTAAGACATAAGGAGAAAAGCAACATCCATATACCTGAATCACAGAGTTAG
- the LOC131772579 gene encoding bactericidal permeability-increasing protein yields the protein MKRFWKINIFTGFLALFSGLLTTNANPGIRLRFTDKGLQLVDTVAIQLLNEKVKTATIPDISGDADTPVGHISYSLSSVHFNSLSIPSSTFKTNPGVGLTLQISNAQVSLSGNWHYRKDHWPHISDSGSFDLDASGLALSVSAKLGADSTGHPTIATSSCSSSVGDVNIHFHGGASWLYNLFDSYVAGKIKDTLQDKLCQEVSEVINNNAEKELSTFPVKKQIDRYALINYSLVSSPVFNESYLDVFIKGEFQSATDPKEAPFSPVSLPTDSESAKMAYVWLTDYVINTAGLVYQDAGFLNETVTPSMLPPNFSYPLNTSTFKLIIPKLYLMYPNRPMKLVAHSTLRPTVTTSSSGIALTMTGQVETYAQLENGSFVYTFTMGLNISASVKVAVRQTNVTGHVDSVKVKVSLIKSAIGDISINMKLLQFALDAFADQIIAKQLNKIGDVGFPLPVVDGVQLVNAEVTPGKGFNLIATDVKYSPSKSDATDNRPRGRNKIVIV from the exons ATGAAGAGGTTTTGGAAAATCAATATATTTACTGGGTTTCTAGCATTGTTCTCTGGTTTGTTAACTACTAATGCAAACCCAGGGATACGCCTTCGCTTTACTGACAAAGGTCTCCAGTTGG TGGACACAGTAGCGATCCAACTTCTGAATGAGAAAGTCAAGACAGCAACGATCCCTGACATATCTGGAGATGCTGATACACCGGTCGGCCATATCTCTTACTCTCTGTCAAG CGTGCACTTCAATTCTCTCTCAATTCCTTCGTCGACTTTCAAGACGAATCCAGGCGTGGGACTCACCCTCCAGATCTCAAACGCACAAGTGTCCTTGAGCGGGAACTGGCACTATCGCAAAGATCACTG GCCGCATATTAGTGACAGTGGGAGTTTTGACTTGGATGCAAGCGGGCTAGCTTTGTCAGTTAGCGCAAAACTTG gCGCAGATAGCACTGGTCACCCAACCATTGCCACATCCAGCTGCTCTAGTTCAGTAGGAGACGTGAATATCCATTTTCATGGTGGTGCAAG TTGGCTTTACAACCTTTTTGACAGCTACGTAGCAGGAAAAATTAAAGATACTCTGCAAGATAAG CTTTGCCAAGAAGTATCAGAGGTTATAAACAACAATGCCGAAAAGGAGCTTTCAACGTTTCCAG TAAAAAAACAGATCGATCGATACGCTCTTATAAACTATTCTCTGGTTTCAAGTCCAGTCTTTAATGAGTCTTACCTGGACGTTTTCATTAAA GGAGAGTTTCAGTCTGCAACAGACCCAAAAGAAGCTCCATTTTCGCCTGTAAGCCTCCCTACGGATTCAGAATCAGCAAAGATGGCGTACGTTTGGTTAACTGACTACGTTATTAACACAGCCGGGCTCGTTTATCAAGATGCTGGTTTTCTGAACGAAACTGTCACTCCGTCGATG CTTCCTCCAAATTTTTCTTACCCTTTAAACACGTCGACATTTAAATTGATCATACCAAAG TTATACCTGATGTACCCAAACCGTCCAATGAAGCTGGTTGCACACTCCACTTTGCGCCCTACCGTAACCACATCCTCATCAGGAATAGCCTTGACAATGACTGGTCAGGTGGAAACTTACGCACAGTTAGAAAATGGTTCATTTGTGTACACCTTCACAATGGGACTG AACATTTCTGCCAGCGTGAAGGTTGCAGTGAGACAAACAAACGTCACCGGTCATGTGGATTCAGTCAA AGTGAAAGTCAGTCTGATCAAGTCTGCCATTGGAGACATATCG ATCAACATGAAGCTTCTTCAATTCGCTTTGGATGCTTTTGCAGACCAGATAATTGCCAAGCAACTAAACA AAATTGGCGACGTTGGCTTTCCTTTGCCAGTAGTGGACGGAGTTCAGCTGGTAAATGCTGAAGTGACGCCCGGAAAG GGCTTCAACTTGATTGCAACAGATGTGAAATATTCTCCTAGTAAAAGTGATGCTACTGATAACCGTCCACGAGGAAGAAATAAGATAGTCATAGTTTAG
- the LOC131772598 gene encoding uncharacterized protein isoform X2, translating into MTKASIPTLLILAFLLLIVKGSREKITRKKHERKIPALPFEKITRSALIGLKPEDVFKVTNAGSDTEGTRKNNVNSLQQLPAIKEEQSLTNSALLYSGQLSSLDQRLVNQFDKELTGNHEDYLHGTMSKTEDGYVMDPSHNKSPNGTVRNGGLDNDFYRQISQIDNDQPQASDAGKVSDMYKDNPLPEYSYKESEFDKMPDYNSKFGNNPFEMPKNYYQELDTQDKELFEGLNTNQEHHQNSPSDNSDLFSAIGKKVILDLLNHRNDSDHQSEDHLKQDFLKKVIGEKIEQNDAAIGSLLATKQATTLSPFHSQVKTLMTANPNVISYHLPTLPSQGNVLTSGKISSKSIMINEQQPPSTTNEDNLHIQGQVSRGGPPTPSRMMKDQSADIPNSKTLFRNALQSKETDSPNDSYVTLKISGAGKPVSFKAGTSNDGSLVLKIPGNVTLTESDPKKTIKSGTFPKMKEYNNYNPQIATDADEMNRYLWESQTDPGREFSKKGNMIKGFDDDLTTNMLSWQILGKTNSKLNNGNDWEHNEGLFHEADLPSVSPTRGRNVGENQRSPTAVHGFKQISPTKYNELDRISFAGVGQSPPPDIFPLSSRLREGEEKHKFLSLKSFLRPSRFFEDHPENRARLSFRPDHDLTRSSTNRKLENGVKDSWSPCSVTCGQGIQARAQFCQGRQCKGYRTESRACFMHPCPEQLGRAGLRLHNKFRTWHGSPPLKWSKRLASKAQEIAKHLADNSIHLTDLKKEHIGINVARLWHSYDIAAEKATADWYSEVKSYNFDDPMIDKSTRHFTQLIWRDSKWLGIGEAKSLDGKHTVVVALYDPPGNLRHKEKSNIHIPESQS; encoded by the exons ATGACCAAGGCTTCCATTCCCACGCTGTTAATACTAGCGTTCCTGTTACTTATAGTAAAAG GTTCTCGGGAGAAGATAACCCGGAAAAAgcatgaaagaaaaatacctGCGCTGCCATTCGAGAAAATTACACGATCAGCTCTTATCGGATTAAAACCAGAGGATGTTTTTAAAGTGACTAATGCAG GGTCAGATACCGAGggcacaagaaaaaataatgtaaattctCTACAACAACTTCCAGCGATTAAAG AGGAACAAAGTTTGACAAACAGTGCCCTATTGTATTCTGGACAGCTGTCATCACTTGACCAACGATTGGTGAACCAATTTGACAAAG AACTTACAGGAAATCATGAGGATTATTTGCATGGCACAATGTCAAAGACTGAAGACGGTTATGTGATGGATCCTTCTCATAACAAGTCACCAAACG GTACTGTTCGTAATGGAGGGCTGGATAATGATTTCTATCGCCAAATAAGCCAGATAGACAACGATCAGCCACAAGCTTCTGATGCTGGTAAAGTCAGTGACATGTACAAAGATAACCCTTTACCTGAGTACAGCTACAAGGAGTCAGAATTCGACAAAATGCCTGATTACAATTCTAAGTTTGGAAACAATCCGTTCGAAATGCCAAAGAATTATTATCAAGAACTTGATACCCAAGATAAAGAACTCTTTGAGGGCCTTAATACAAATCAAGAACACCACCAAAACTCCCCATCTGATAACTCGGATCTTTTTTCTGCGATTGGTAAAAAGGTCATTCTTGACTTGCTGAACCATCGAAACGACTCAGATCACCAGAGCGAAGACCATCTTAAGCAAGACTTTCTCAAGAAAGTGATAggagaaaaaattgaacaaaatgatgCGGCAATTGGCTCTTTGCTTGCAACTAAACAAGCAACAACTCTGTCACCTTTTCACAGTCAAGTGAAAACACTGATGACGGCTAACCCTAACGTGATCAGTTATCATTTGCCTACATTACCATCGCAAGGAAACGTTTTAACGTCAGGGAAGATATCTTCGAAAAGTATAATGATCAATGAGCAACAACCACCAAGCACGACAAATGAAGACAACCTACATATTCAAGGACAAGTTTCTCGAGGTGGTCCTCCTACGCCATCTCGAATGATGAAAGATCAGTCCGCAGATATCCCAAATAGCAAAACGCTATTTAGAAACGCTTTGCAATCTAAAGAAACAGACTCACCAAATGATAGTTATGTGACACTTAAAATATCTGGTGCTGGAAAACCTGTTAGTTTTAAAGCTGGAACTAGTAATGACGGATCGCTAGTTCTTAAAATACCTGGCAATGTCACATTAACGGAATCGGATccaaaaaaaaccattaaaagTGGAACGTTCCCCAAAATGAAAGAATATAACAACTATAACCCACAAATAGCAACAGATGCTGACGAAATGAACCGTTATCTCTGGGAAAGCCAAACAGATCCAGGAAGAGAATTCTCTAAGAAAGGAAATATGATTAAAGGTTTTGATGACGATTTGACAACAAATATGCTTAGCTGGCAGATTCTGGGGAAAACGAATTCCAAATTAAATAACGGCAATGATTGGGAACATAATGAGGGTCTTTTTCACGAGGCAGATCTACCCTCTGTGAGCCCAACCAGAGGTCGCAACGTTGGCGAGAATCAAAGAAGTCCGACTGCAGTGCACGGTTTTAAACAAATATCTCCAACCAAATACAATGAACTAGACAGAATATCATTTGCCGGGGTAGGACAATCTCCCCCACCAGATATATTTCCTCTAAGCTCAAGACTGCGGGAAGGAGAAGAAAAGCACAAGTTTTTGTCCTTGAAAAGCTTTTTGAGGCCATCTAGGTTTTTCGAGGACCATCCTGAAAACAGGGCAAGACTCAGCTTTAGACCGGACCACGACTTAACGAGATCGTCCACCAATAGGAAGTTGGAAAATG GTGTGAAGGATTCTTGGTCGCCATGTTCAGTGACCTGTGGTCAAGGTATTCAAGCTAGAGCTCAGTTCTGCCAGGGAAGACAGTGTAAGGGATACAGAACAGAAAGCAGGGCTTGTTTCATGCACCCATGTCCCG AGCAACTAGGGAGAGCTGGTCTTCGTTTACATAACAAGTTTAGAACATGGCACGGAAGTCCTCCTCTGAAGTGGTCCAAGCGTTTGGCCTCAAAGGCTCAGGAAATCGCTAAACATTTAGCAGATAATTCAATCCATTTAACGGACTTGAAAAAGGAGCATATCGGTATTAACGTGGCCCGCCTGTGGCACAGTTACGACATCGCTGCCGAGAAAGCTACCGCTGACTGGTATAGCGAAGTCAAGAGCTACAACTTCGACGATCCAATGATCGACAAGTCTACCAGGCACTTTACTCAACTTATATGGAGAGATTCGAAGTGGCTCGGAATTGGGGAAGCAAAAAGCTTGGATGGAAAGCACACTGTTGTGGTTGCACTTTATGATCCACCTGGAAACTTAAGACATAAGGAGAAAAGCAACATCCATATACCTGAATCACAGAGTTAG
- the LOC131772605 gene encoding lipopolysaccharide-binding protein-like, with product MKLMPDTLLTSAIIILICEFYDIQGQTVHPGIRVRVTNKGLQYADNDVGIPTLLEKLQKDKIRDISRKERGLEYTLSDIKIKKCLIASSSLSTASGEGLRLQATGIDLDIALLLRYKKKVLWFHVKDKVNVELKVRGVAFNLKTRIGVDSTGHPTIFTHEQDCSSQVRSVDVHFSGSRAKKIYNLFKRRIADKIKDALKKKICKEAEEAINRDAAKYLATYPVLRKVGDVAQIDYTLVANPTFTSRYMDVPLKGEFKSRRYPHATATLVPKTIPDFAEVDKMVYIWLTDYVFNTASLVFHHEGKLRTTIRPRDLPPSARYQLNTKFFKNFLYQLYKLYPDRPVFLKAYTSKAPVFVSSPNNVNVTVAGNIEVYVISKNGTNIYALTLGVKVNVHGSVGVKQGNLTFHINSFRTKLHVVRSAIGDIEANVGLLQWFLNGVESGKVVKKLNVIGERGFPLPMLRKLKWEDTEVTTGQGFVLIKTNVKYSPASN from the exons ATGAAGCTGATGCCTGACACACTGTTAACGTCGGCCATAATCATTCTTATTTGCGAGTTCTATGACATTCAAGGCCAAACTGTTCATCCTGGAATCCGCGTGCGAGTGACAAACAAAGGACTTCAATATG CTGACAACGATGTGGGAATCCCAACGTTGTTGGAAAAACTCcagaaagataaaataagagacATCAGTCGCAAAGAGAGGGGCCTTGAATACACTTTGTCTGA CATCAAGATTAAAAAGTGTTTGATCGCTTCATCTTCGCTTTCGACTGCTTCAGGAGAGGGTCTTCGTTTACAAGCAACTGGGATTGACCTTGATATCGCATTGCTCTTACGTTATAAAAAGAAAGTCCTGTG GTTTCACGTTAAGGACAAGGTCAATGTGGAGTTGAAAGTTCGAGGAGTAGCCTTTAACCTGAAAACACGAATTG GTGTCGACTCCACTGGTCATCCCACCATTTTCACGCACGAGCAGGACTGCTCCTCGCAAGTTCGATCAGTTGATGTTCATTTCAGTGGCAGTCGTGCAAA GAAAATATACAACTTGTTTAAAAGGAGGATTGCAGATAAAATCAAGGATGCTctcaaaaaaaag ATCTGCAAGGAGGCTGAAGAGGCCATAAACAGAGACGCAGCAAAGTACTTGGCAACATATCCAG TTCTTCGGAAAGTTGGTGATGTGGCGCAGATTGACTATACCCTTGTCGCAAACCCTACATTTACATCACGATATATGGATGTGCCACTTAAG GGTGAATTTAAATCCCGCAGATACCCTCATGCCACAGCAACGTTAGTTCCCAAAACAATCCCAGACTTCGCGGAAGTTGATAAAATGGTTTACATATGGCTTACGGATTATGTTTTCAACACGGCGAGCCTTGTTTTTCACCATGAAGGAAAACTACGTACCACTATTAGACCCAGGGAT TTACCTCCTTCTGCCAGGTATCAGTTGAACACAAAGTTTTTCAAGAACTTCCTATACCAG CTGTATAAACTTTACCCCGATCGACCGGTGTTTCTTAAGGCCTACACAAGCAAGGCTCCTGTTTTCGTGTCAAGTCCTAACAACGTCAATGTGACGGTGGCCGGTAATATTGAAGTGTACGTCATTTCTAAAAATGGGACAAATATATATGCCCTAACACTAGGTGTG AAAGTTAATGTTCATGGATCTGTGGGTGTAAAACAAGGCAACTTGACGTTTCACATCAATTCATTCAG AACCAAATTACATGTTGTCCGCTCTGCTATTGGTGATATTGAG gcaAACGTTGGATTGCTCCAATGGTTTCTGAACGGTGTAGAGTCTGGAAAAGTTGTGAAAAAGCTTAATG TAATTGGGGAAAGAGGGTTTCCCTTGCCCATGCTTCGCAAACTGAAGTGGGAGGACACCGAAGTAACTACAGGACAG GGTTTTGTTCTCATTAAAACAAATGTGAAGTACTCTCCTGCTAGTAATTAG